A genomic window from Methanovulcanius yangii includes:
- a CDS encoding SdrD B-like domain-containing protein: MKRRNVVQHEHGVPVLPVLLVVLVAALVLTAMAAPAMAAPPGQDKKSNGLTPTIDLSSAGNVVEYQGAIFIQGPLPVATGTGTFAPFVRTSGQNDVQKNYNTDFRPIQEGFDTDKNTQWTHSLQLKDVPIVEYEYPAGTTNYYYEFNGDINQVNGRSLLSIDELRVFTAGPGGDNLHMYNDGTKTFDDPGVAVALEWNLDGITEDAWIKLDYALEAGSGKSDLTVLAPVGFFPADKNVYVIFVTKSGVVYPHNDGFEEWAVEIVEKGSLEVTKDVIWNGVTPDGTTFEICITGPSYPDGDCKTTTGGTLLWEDLVPGEYIVTETSPGSEWEVPVITGSPATVVADEVATATVTNEHKLGCLDVTKTIDWNGAAAKPVEFAIMITGPSYPTGDTKYATADGQVLTWDDLIPGCYTVEEVDVDPAQWTVKYCPDSEVMVEAGEACAQVGVTNIYNRGCLEVTKIVDWGLCDPKSEQTFEVCITGPSYPDGSCKCIGYMGGTVVWEDLIPGEYTISETDPGSAWMVCIDGSPVTVEPDGDCAEATVTNTYVPATIGDFVWEDMDADGIQDAGEPGVAGVQVTLFDGSSMKVAETATDANGNYLFNCLKPGSYYLNFDLPDGWRFSPANQGADDAKDSDADPYTGDTTMTTLSAGETDLTWDAGMFKPVDICVRKFQDDERDKTYDGDEELLEGWEIKLWTGVDGPSEVIACGLTNCEGMVCFTDLEPGKYWVSETIKGGWYPTNIDFQVDSLGVIYVGVLLSGDEATINFGNFQPVKVCAYKFEDVNENGIREPCEQMLEGWKMTLWIDDDDCDGKDAPTLPVAWGYTDENGKVCFDTYMSEYMCGELLMPGKYWLSEDIQEGWVPTNADLIVDSLAIKEVGVLIPGQLAKEYFGNYYPRNEWCGYTIGFWKNNIYKYNEEWTNGRQVPDWFFEGIDPCAVCMDVDPAFCSGCCGWEHVYGLIADYDASNAQEKAVAQMLAMKLTELYVEGDFGNYVIDYNRYKWYDCDACGWVYEDCYWVLKDASKCIGGNPMNVGDLWELIEDLYCDKDYSAAQELADCINNYKWGCEDYDGYDNGVICTCEENS; the protein is encoded by the coding sequence ATGAAACGAAGAAACGTAGTACAACATGAACATGGGGTGCCGGTCCTGCCGGTTCTTCTCGTCGTCCTTGTCGCAGCCCTCGTCCTGACGGCGATGGCGGCGCCGGCGATGGCGGCCCCGCCGGGACAGGACAAGAAGTCCAACGGGCTGACACCGACGATTGACCTGTCCTCTGCGGGGAATGTCGTTGAGTATCAGGGAGCCATCTTTATCCAGGGGCCGCTTCCCGTAGCGACGGGGACCGGAACCTTTGCACCGTTCGTGCGGACGAGCGGGCAGAATGACGTCCAGAAGAACTACAACACCGACTTCCGTCCGATCCAGGAAGGGTTTGATACCGACAAGAACACCCAGTGGACGCACAGCCTCCAGCTGAAGGATGTTCCAATTGTCGAGTATGAGTATCCTGCAGGAACCACGAATTATTACTATGAGTTCAACGGTGACATCAACCAGGTCAATGGGAGGTCCCTCCTGTCGATCGACGAACTCCGGGTGTTTACTGCCGGGCCCGGCGGTGACAACCTGCACATGTATAATGATGGTACCAAAACGTTCGACGATCCCGGTGTTGCGGTAGCGCTTGAATGGAATCTCGATGGCATCACAGAAGATGCGTGGATCAAGCTCGATTACGCCCTGGAAGCAGGGAGCGGAAAGAGTGACCTGACCGTCCTTGCCCCGGTGGGTTTCTTCCCCGCAGACAAGAACGTGTATGTCATCTTCGTAACGAAGAGCGGCGTGGTCTACCCGCACAACGACGGATTTGAAGAGTGGGCGGTCGAGATCGTCGAGAAGGGCTCGCTTGAGGTGACAAAGGATGTCATCTGGAATGGTGTCACTCCTGACGGGACGACGTTTGAGATCTGCATCACCGGACCCTCGTACCCGGACGGCGACTGCAAGACCACCACCGGTGGAACGCTCCTCTGGGAGGACCTGGTCCCCGGCGAGTATATCGTCACCGAAACCTCCCCGGGCAGTGAGTGGGAGGTCCCGGTGATTACGGGCTCGCCTGCGACAGTGGTGGCTGACGAGGTGGCAACAGCGACGGTCACGAACGAGCACAAGCTTGGCTGTCTCGATGTGACAAAAACGATCGACTGGAACGGTGCGGCAGCAAAACCGGTCGAATTTGCGATCATGATCACCGGACCGTCCTACCCCACGGGTGATACGAAGTATGCGACCGCTGATGGGCAGGTCCTGACATGGGACGATCTGATCCCTGGATGCTACACCGTTGAAGAAGTGGACGTTGACCCGGCGCAGTGGACGGTTAAGTACTGTCCCGACAGTGAGGTCATGGTTGAGGCTGGCGAAGCATGTGCCCAGGTAGGTGTGACAAACATATACAACCGTGGCTGTCTTGAGGTGACCAAGATCGTCGACTGGGGTCTGTGCGATCCAAAGTCGGAACAGACCTTTGAGGTCTGCATTACCGGCCCCTCCTATCCGGATGGCAGCTGCAAATGCATCGGTTACATGGGTGGCACAGTGGTCTGGGAGGATCTGATTCCTGGTGAATACACGATCAGTGAAACCGACCCCGGCTCAGCGTGGATGGTCTGCATCGACGGGTCGCCGGTAACTGTCGAGCCCGACGGTGACTGTGCAGAGGCAACCGTGACGAACACCTACGTGCCGGCAACCATCGGTGACTTCGTCTGGGAAGACATGGATGCAGACGGTATCCAGGACGCCGGAGAACCTGGCGTCGCGGGAGTTCAGGTCACGCTCTTTGATGGCAGCAGCATGAAGGTCGCCGAAACGGCGACTGATGCGAATGGCAATTACCTCTTCAACTGCCTGAAGCCCGGCTCGTACTATCTCAACTTTGATCTGCCCGATGGATGGAGATTCAGCCCCGCAAACCAGGGCGCTGATGACGCAAAGGACAGCGATGCAGACCCGTACACCGGTGATACCACCATGACGACACTGAGCGCGGGTGAAACCGACCTCACGTGGGATGCCGGAATGTTCAAGCCGGTCGACATCTGCGTCCGGAAGTTCCAGGACGACGAGCGCGACAAGACCTATGATGGTGATGAAGAGCTCCTTGAAGGCTGGGAGATCAAGCTCTGGACAGGTGTTGACGGGCCGAGTGAGGTCATTGCATGCGGCTTAACCAACTGCGAGGGCATGGTCTGTTTCACCGATCTCGAACCCGGCAAGTACTGGGTGAGCGAGACGATCAAGGGCGGATGGTACCCGACGAACATTGACTTCCAGGTTGATTCACTTGGTGTCATCTATGTCGGCGTTCTCCTGTCCGGCGATGAGGCAACGATCAACTTCGGCAACTTCCAGCCGGTGAAGGTCTGTGCGTACAAGTTTGAAGATGTCAACGAGAACGGGATTCGTGAACCCTGCGAGCAGATGCTCGAGGGCTGGAAGATGACCCTCTGGATTGACGATGATGACTGTGACGGAAAGGATGCGCCGACCCTGCCGGTCGCGTGGGGGTACACCGACGAGAATGGCAAAGTCTGCTTTGATACGTACATGTCTGAATACATGTGTGGCGAACTCCTCATGCCGGGCAAGTACTGGCTGAGCGAAGACATCCAGGAAGGCTGGGTGCCGACAAACGCTGATTTGATAGTGGATTCACTTGCCATCAAGGAGGTCGGTGTTCTCATACCGGGCCAGCTGGCGAAGGAGTACTTCGGCAACTACTACCCGAGAAATGAATGGTGCGGATACACCATCGGATTCTGGAAGAACAACATCTACAAGTACAACGAGGAGTGGACAAATGGCCGTCAGGTGCCTGACTGGTTCTTCGAGGGTATCGATCCCTGCGCCGTCTGTATGGATGTTGATCCGGCATTCTGTTCCGGATGCTGTGGTTGGGAGCATGTCTATGGTCTGATTGCCGACTACGATGCTTCGAATGCTCAGGAGAAGGCCGTTGCCCAGATGCTTGCAATGAAGCTTACCGAGCTCTACGTTGAGGGCGACTTCGGCAACTATGTCATCGACTATAACCGCTACAAGTGGTATGACTGTGATGCCTGCGGGTGGGTCTATGAGGACTGCTACTGGGTCCTGAAGGACGCATCCAAGTGCATTGGAGGAAATCCGATGAATGTCGGGGACCTCTGGGAGCTGATCGAGGATCTCTATTGCGACAAAGACTACAGCGCGGCACAGGAGCTTGCCGACTGCATCAACAATTACAAGTGGGGATGCGAGGACTACGACGGCTATGACAATGGTGTGATCTGCACCTGTGAGGAGAATAGCTGA
- the acs gene encoding acetate--CoA ligase — MSGTFDVPLEKKSYRPDPSYRDQSWLGSYDEAYKRFLDDPEKFWADIAGELDWYRPWDAVREWELPYARWFTNAKLNITANCLDRHAASERRNKVALIWRGEDEEVERVLTYRQLHRKVMRFANALRDLGVRKGDTVCLYMPLVPEHIIALLACARIGAVHSIVYGGFGAAALNARIRDAGAKIVITADVGYRRGKRVALKTIVDEAVVNAPTVEKIVVLRRTSPSLELFSEMEVDFEEIMEAADPYCEPEVMDAEDPLFILYTSGTTGPPKGIVHTCAGYMVGTYYTTKYIFDMKDNDVHWCTADPGWITGHSYIVYGPLAAGATVLITEVVPDYPDPGIFWRIVEDFGVTIFYTAPTAIRMFMRFGEEWPQKCNLDSLRLIGSVGEPLNPEAFEWYYHTIGGARCPVLDTWWQTETGMHMITTTVGEKMKPGFAGRPIPGVVADVVDSEGASVAPGTGGLLVIKEPWPSMMRAVHNNDERYRKYWSTIDSYYTAGDLAVKDEDGYIMVLGRSDDIIIVAGHNLGTAEVESALVSHEAVAESAVIGKPDVMKGQAIKAFVILREGFKPSEKLKSELTYHVRMSIGPIAMPSEIDFVDSLPKTRSGKIMRRVLKAKELGIDPGDISTLEE, encoded by the coding sequence ATGTCAGGAACATTCGATGTCCCACTGGAAAAAAAATCCTACCGCCCCGACCCGTCATACCGGGACCAGTCATGGCTGGGGTCATACGATGAGGCCTACAAACGGTTTCTGGATGACCCGGAGAAGTTCTGGGCGGATATCGCGGGTGAACTGGACTGGTATCGGCCATGGGATGCGGTCCGGGAATGGGAGCTTCCCTACGCCCGCTGGTTTACGAACGCGAAACTGAATATTACTGCCAACTGTCTCGACCGGCATGCGGCAAGCGAGCGGCGCAACAAGGTCGCTCTCATCTGGCGTGGCGAGGATGAGGAGGTCGAACGGGTGCTTACGTACCGGCAGCTTCACCGCAAGGTGATGCGGTTTGCAAATGCCCTCAGGGATCTCGGGGTGAGGAAGGGGGATACCGTCTGCCTCTACATGCCGCTCGTCCCCGAGCATATCATCGCCCTTCTTGCCTGTGCGAGAATCGGGGCGGTGCACAGCATCGTCTACGGCGGGTTCGGGGCCGCCGCCCTCAATGCCCGCATCCGTGATGCGGGGGCAAAGATCGTCATCACCGCCGATGTAGGATATCGCCGCGGGAAACGTGTGGCCTTGAAGACCATCGTGGACGAGGCGGTCGTCAATGCCCCGACGGTGGAGAAGATCGTCGTCCTGCGGCGCACCTCGCCCTCGCTCGAGCTCTTCTCCGAGATGGAGGTGGATTTTGAGGAGATCATGGAGGCGGCCGACCCCTACTGCGAACCGGAAGTGATGGATGCGGAGGACCCTCTTTTCATCCTCTATACGAGCGGGACGACCGGCCCTCCCAAGGGAATCGTGCACACCTGTGCCGGCTACATGGTCGGGACATACTACACCACGAAGTACATCTTCGACATGAAGGACAACGACGTCCACTGGTGCACGGCCGATCCGGGCTGGATCACCGGTCACAGCTACATCGTCTACGGGCCGCTCGCGGCCGGGGCGACGGTGCTGATCACCGAGGTGGTCCCGGACTACCCGGACCCCGGGATCTTCTGGCGTATCGTGGAGGACTTCGGGGTGACGATCTTCTACACCGCCCCGACGGCGATCCGGATGTTCATGCGGTTCGGCGAGGAGTGGCCACAGAAGTGCAACCTCGATTCCCTCCGGCTCATCGGGTCGGTGGGCGAACCCCTCAACCCCGAGGCCTTCGAGTGGTACTATCACACCATCGGCGGAGCCCGCTGCCCGGTGCTCGACACCTGGTGGCAGACCGAGACCGGGATGCACATGATCACGACCACGGTGGGCGAGAAGATGAAGCCCGGCTTTGCGGGGCGTCCCATCCCCGGTGTCGTCGCCGATGTTGTCGACAGCGAAGGGGCCTCTGTCGCTCCCGGCACCGGCGGCCTCCTCGTGATCAAGGAGCCGTGGCCTTCGATGATGCGGGCGGTGCACAACAACGACGAGCGCTACCGGAAGTACTGGTCGACGATCGACTCGTACTATACTGCAGGGGATCTCGCGGTGAAGGATGAAGATGGCTACATCATGGTCCTCGGGCGGTCGGATGATATCATCATCGTCGCCGGGCACAACCTCGGGACGGCCGAGGTGGAGAGCGCCCTCGTCTCGCACGAGGCGGTCGCCGAGTCGGCGGTGATCGGCAAACCGGATGTGATGAAGGGGCAGGCGATCAAGGCGTTTGTCATCCTCCGGGAGGGGTTCAAACCGAGCGAGAAGCTGAAGAGCGAGCTCACCTACCATGTCCGGATGAGCATCGGCCCGATTGCGATGCCCTCGGAGATCGACTTCGTCGACTCGCTCCCGAAGACGAGAAGCGGCAAGATCATGCGGCGCGTCCTGAAGGCGAAGGAGCTCGGGATTGATCCGGGGGATATCTCGACCTTAGAGGAGTGA
- a CDS encoding PAS domain S-box protein yields MGSVREIVAGNPKGLSITEIADALHIHRNTAARYLDILMLRGDVDIKQSGAAKNYYPARRIPVAALLAYVDEPAVIVSRRMEVAQTNQRALDLFGCGVDALYGISLEELPHSIFRDDGVLERVRLSIQGTPGSLRLRARVRGEKRALHLRFPPVVFDNGKEGCAIVFADETEYRTAKEHAGDWQERYEALTMDQTESIVHLKPDMTVTFANPAFCRRTGRSEDELRGLRFLPMVSAEGRERVKDILTSLTADEPARTVEVRTVLPEGTLAWEKWTFRALFGEGARVTGFHAAGHDITALKNCTEQLRQYHENLEALIAERIREMQVANRSLLEVIAEKEALEREILFTQFAFDHASDSILLFDAAGKVYKANRTAEDLLGYRHDELGSITVFDVNPSISKERWERMWAGAVPGKKERSISVHRRKDGTVIDVEVSRTFVQYDDRMYFCSIAREVGTATE; encoded by the coding sequence ATGGGATCCGTACGGGAAATTGTCGCCGGAAATCCAAAAGGTTTGAGTATCACCGAGATCGCAGATGCCCTGCATATCCATCGCAACACCGCCGCCAGGTATCTCGATATCCTCATGCTGCGGGGCGATGTCGATATCAAACAGAGTGGAGCCGCCAAGAACTACTACCCGGCGAGGCGCATTCCCGTTGCCGCCCTCCTCGCCTATGTCGATGAGCCGGCCGTGATCGTCAGCCGCCGCATGGAGGTTGCACAGACAAACCAGCGGGCTCTCGACCTCTTCGGCTGCGGGGTCGACGCCCTGTACGGCATCTCCCTTGAGGAGTTGCCGCACTCGATCTTCAGGGATGACGGCGTCCTCGAAAGAGTGCGGCTGTCCATCCAGGGCACGCCGGGAAGCCTGCGTCTGCGGGCACGGGTTCGAGGGGAAAAACGGGCCCTCCACCTCCGCTTCCCACCCGTCGTCTTCGACAACGGGAAAGAGGGCTGTGCCATCGTCTTCGCGGACGAGACAGAATACCGGACGGCAAAGGAGCACGCAGGCGACTGGCAGGAACGATACGAGGCGCTCACGATGGATCAGACCGAATCGATCGTCCACCTGAAACCCGACATGACCGTGACGTTTGCCAACCCCGCATTCTGCCGCCGGACAGGCCGAAGCGAAGACGAACTGCGGGGGCTCAGGTTCCTCCCGATGGTTTCGGCCGAGGGGAGGGAGCGGGTCAAGGATATCCTCACGTCCCTGACCGCAGATGAACCCGCCCGGACTGTCGAGGTGCGAACCGTCCTTCCCGAGGGGACCCTCGCATGGGAGAAGTGGACATTCCGGGCGCTCTTCGGCGAGGGGGCACGGGTCACCGGTTTTCACGCCGCCGGCCACGACATCACGGCCCTCAAAAACTGCACCGAACAGCTCCGCCAGTATCACGAGAACCTTGAAGCCCTCATCGCGGAGCGGATCCGGGAGATGCAGGTCGCCAACCGCTCGCTTCTGGAGGTCATCGCTGAAAAGGAAGCACTCGAACGGGAGATACTTTTCACCCAGTTCGCCTTCGACCACGCCTCGGACTCCATCCTCCTCTTCGATGCGGCAGGGAAGGTCTACAAGGCGAACCGGACGGCAGAGGATCTCCTCGGCTACCGGCACGACGAACTCGGCTCCATTACCGTCTTCGATGTCAATCCCTCCATCAGCAAGGAACGGTGGGAACGGATGTGGGCAGGGGCAGTGCCGGGAAAAAAGGAACGGAGCATCTCCGTCCACCGGCGAAAGGACGGGACCGTCATCGACGTCGAGGTCTCCCGGACCTTTGTCCAGTACGATGACCGGATGTACTTCTGTTCGATCGCCCGGGAAGTTGGGACGGCCACCGAGTAG
- a CDS encoding HNH endonuclease — translation MVPNNPFFDDRSDSERTRQALTPAKIKKIKEATGNKCEMCRKKYPLHNLKVHHIVPVHTASGQKDLNTQSNLLVLCSICHDNVHAVKPRNAITKSRQKEFIKKRPEKVKKDIQDILRNRQKINDNSTNSQMRGVKIASPNFDQIRIDTPDIFGSGRSKKKGKTKDPWDFF, via the coding sequence ATGGTCCCAAATAATCCATTCTTTGATGATCGTTCCGATTCGGAAAGAACAAGACAGGCATTAACACCGGCCAAAATAAAGAAAATCAAAGAGGCTACGGGGAATAAATGTGAAATGTGCAGGAAAAAATATCCCCTACATAATCTCAAGGTTCACCACATTGTCCCAGTTCACACCGCATCCGGGCAAAAGGATCTGAATACTCAAAGCAATCTACTTGTTCTCTGTTCTATTTGCCATGACAATGTCCATGCTGTTAAACCTCGTAACGCAATAACCAAATCAAGGCAAAAAGAATTCATTAAAAAGCGCCCTGAAAAAGTCAAAAAAGATATTCAGGATATATTGAGGAATAGACAAAAAATCAATGACAATTCCACGAACTCTCAAATGAGAGGAGTGAAAATTGCATCACCTAATTTTGATCAGATTAGGATTGATACTCCTGACATCTTTGGTTCAGGCCGATCAAAGAAGAAAGGAAAAACGAAAGATCCGTGGGATTTTTTTTAA
- a CDS encoding DUF6141 family protein, with translation MINEGGNIRYYERQYMRHPLLLAVVGFIGALMWVAFVRQIIYGIPFGTNPAPDWLMWVFVLLFGVGLPALMYGAHLEILLRDGVLMYRYVPFHIRWKTVPCSDIVRAEAVTYSPLREFGGWGIRWGRWGRAYSAAGTRGVRIECRDGDRFLLGTGRAQELAQCIAVCRGG, from the coding sequence ATGATCAATGAGGGGGGGAATATCCGATATTACGAACGACAGTATATGCGCCATCCATTGCTTCTGGCCGTCGTCGGCTTCATCGGAGCCCTGATGTGGGTGGCCTTTGTGCGGCAGATCATCTATGGCATTCCCTTCGGGACGAACCCGGCTCCGGACTGGCTGATGTGGGTCTTCGTCCTGCTCTTCGGTGTCGGCCTGCCCGCCCTGATGTATGGAGCCCATCTGGAGATACTGCTTCGGGACGGTGTTCTCATGTACCGGTATGTCCCCTTCCACATCCGATGGAAAACGGTGCCCTGCAGCGACATCGTCCGGGCAGAGGCGGTGACCTATTCGCCCCTGCGGGAGTTCGGCGGCTGGGGCATCCGGTGGGGGCGGTGGGGGCGTGCCTACTCCGCCGCCGGCACCCGCGGGGTGCGCATCGAATGTCGTGACGGCGACCGCTTTCTCCTCGGCACGGGCCGTGCGCAGGAGCTTGCGCAGTGCATTGCGGTATGCAGGGGAGGATGA
- a CDS encoding MFS transporter produces the protein MQHPAGPDVLRRNAYLLIVLFGIVAMFGDVIYEGARSVAGPYLYYLGATAFVVGLVAGVGEFLGYLLRLVSGYLADMTRHYWTLVFLGYGMLIAVPFLALAGSWEAAAGLYIVERMGKGIRAPAKDAILSNLTASTGRGWGFGIHEALDQVGAVVGPLIFTGAYLAQGDYRGGFALLAVPFVLMIAVLVIMRFRAPDPATFEPYAALEKEAPPLRALARYGIFTALTVAGFAAFPLISFHFVAEGIVPGAQIPLFYAIAMGVDAVVALVAGRAYDRFGLGTLVLMPVLGMAVPLLVFGTAYAAALAGAVLWGAVMGVQETVLRAAVADYTHISKRGRAYGIFNTIYGASFFAGGLAAGWLYMVSRPTMIFLMVALQVAALGVFVLAKKDLEGNMGGRKGGEPV, from the coding sequence ATGCAGCATCCTGCCGGTCCGGATGTTCTTCGCCGCAACGCCTACCTCCTCATCGTTCTCTTCGGCATTGTCGCGATGTTCGGGGACGTGATCTACGAAGGGGCACGGAGTGTTGCGGGACCGTACCTCTACTATCTTGGTGCAACCGCCTTTGTCGTCGGTCTTGTGGCGGGGGTGGGGGAGTTTCTGGGCTATCTCCTCCGCCTCGTCTCCGGCTATCTTGCCGACATGACGCGGCATTACTGGACGCTGGTCTTCCTGGGCTACGGGATGCTCATTGCGGTGCCGTTTCTTGCACTTGCCGGGTCATGGGAGGCGGCCGCGGGGCTCTATATCGTGGAGCGGATGGGCAAGGGCATCCGGGCGCCTGCCAAGGATGCCATCCTCTCGAACCTGACGGCTTCGACGGGAAGGGGGTGGGGGTTCGGCATCCATGAGGCGCTCGATCAGGTGGGCGCCGTCGTCGGCCCCCTGATCTTCACCGGGGCGTATCTTGCGCAGGGCGATTACCGGGGCGGGTTTGCCCTCCTTGCCGTCCCCTTTGTCCTGATGATCGCCGTCCTCGTCATCATGCGGTTCCGGGCCCCCGACCCCGCCACCTTCGAACCGTACGCGGCGTTGGAAAAGGAGGCCCCGCCCCTCCGGGCCCTCGCCCGGTACGGTATCTTTACGGCGCTGACAGTCGCGGGATTTGCGGCGTTTCCCCTGATCAGCTTCCACTTCGTCGCAGAGGGCATCGTCCCCGGCGCACAGATCCCGCTCTTTTATGCGATTGCGATGGGGGTGGATGCGGTGGTGGCCCTCGTCGCCGGGCGGGCCTACGACCGGTTCGGCCTGGGAACCCTCGTCCTGATGCCGGTCCTGGGGATGGCCGTCCCCCTCCTCGTCTTCGGGACGGCATACGCGGCCGCACTAGCCGGTGCGGTCCTCTGGGGGGCGGTGATGGGGGTGCAGGAGACGGTTCTCCGGGCGGCAGTGGCGGATTACACGCACATATCAAAACGGGGCCGTGCTTACGGCATCTTCAATACGATCTACGGGGCATCCTTCTTTGCCGGCGGCCTTGCCGCCGGGTGGCTCTACATGGTGTCGCGGCCGACCATGATCTTCCTGATGGTCGCCCTGCAGGTGGCAGCCCTCGGGGTTTTTGTCCTCGCAAAGAAGGATCTGGAAGGGAACATGGGGGGCCGGAAGGGTGGTGAACCGGTATGA
- the infB gene encoding translation initiation factor IF-2, producing the protein MAKKKKTEQKGIVASTIRTPIVCVLGHVDHGKTSLLDKIRGSSVVDKEAGAITQHIGATIVPLHAIEEMSGTSGKMKFDVPGLLFIDTPGHHAFTTLRSRGGALADMAILVVDINEGFQPQTREALQILKTYKTPFVIAATKVDRIHGWKKQNNAPFAQTFAQQNDRVKTDVEMKTYELIGELSEMGLSCERYDRVRDFAKNIAIVPVSGITGEGLPDLLMVMIGLAQRYMTQDLALSTAGAGIGTVLEVKEERGLGTTLDVILYDGQLNVGDDIVVGAEGGGVIETKIRSLLQPRPMQEILTEDRFDRVKQVTAATGIKVSAPKLEGAIAGSPLRVIRGDRDEIVEAVIHEMEDVAVTLSDDGIFIKADTIGALEALSKELEENNIPIMRAEVGPVSRHDIIEVSTVKNPLHSVLLAFNTPILPDALDTLEEPGNRHVHLFEAGVIYHLIDDYLDWEEETRRTMEKESFEKLVLPAKITLLPDCVFRQSNPAVVGVRIIGGKLQAGVNLVHLDGRKVGRVKQIKSGQENISEAIQGLEVAISIEGPTVGRQINVGDDLYVDIPEHHVKVLEHEMMNHLSASMIDILDEFTRMKRKERPFWGK; encoded by the coding sequence ATGGCAAAAAAGAAGAAAACAGAGCAGAAAGGAATCGTCGCATCGACGATCCGGACGCCGATCGTCTGCGTGCTGGGCCACGTGGACCACGGCAAGACCTCCCTTCTCGACAAGATCCGCGGGTCATCGGTCGTCGACAAGGAGGCCGGGGCCATCACCCAGCACATCGGTGCGACCATCGTGCCGCTCCACGCAATCGAAGAGATGAGCGGCACCTCGGGCAAGATGAAGTTCGACGTCCCCGGCCTCCTCTTCATCGACACGCCCGGACACCATGCCTTCACCACGCTCAGGTCCAGAGGCGGCGCCCTTGCCGACATGGCCATCCTCGTTGTGGATATCAATGAGGGCTTCCAGCCGCAGACCCGCGAGGCGCTCCAGATTTTAAAGACCTACAAGACCCCGTTCGTGATTGCAGCCACCAAGGTGGATAGAATTCACGGGTGGAAGAAACAGAATAATGCCCCCTTTGCACAGACCTTCGCCCAGCAGAACGACCGCGTGAAGACCGATGTCGAGATGAAGACCTACGAACTCATCGGGGAACTCTCTGAGATGGGCCTCTCGTGCGAGCGGTACGACCGGGTCAGGGACTTTGCCAAAAACATCGCCATCGTCCCCGTCTCGGGCATCACGGGAGAGGGCCTCCCCGACCTCCTGATGGTCATGATCGGTCTTGCCCAGCGCTATATGACACAGGACCTCGCCCTCTCGACGGCCGGGGCGGGCATCGGCACGGTCCTTGAGGTGAAGGAGGAGCGGGGCCTCGGGACCACCCTCGACGTGATCCTCTATGACGGACAGCTCAATGTGGGCGACGACATCGTCGTTGGGGCCGAGGGGGGCGGCGTGATCGAGACGAAGATCCGCTCCCTCCTGCAGCCCCGCCCGATGCAGGAGATCCTCACCGAGGACCGTTTTGACCGGGTGAAGCAGGTGACGGCCGCAACCGGCATCAAGGTCTCCGCCCCGAAACTCGAGGGCGCCATCGCAGGTTCGCCCCTCCGGGTCATCCGCGGCGATCGGGATGAGATCGTCGAGGCAGTCATCCACGAGATGGAGGATGTGGCCGTCACCCTCTCGGATGACGGCATCTTCATCAAGGCGGACACCATCGGGGCCCTTGAGGCGCTCTCCAAGGAGCTCGAGGAGAACAACATCCCGATCATGCGGGCCGAGGTGGGGCCGGTCAGCAGGCACGACATCATCGAGGTCAGCACCGTCAAAAACCCCCTCCATTCGGTCCTCCTCGCCTTTAACACCCCCATCCTCCCCGATGCCCTCGACACCCTCGAGGAGCCGGGAAACCGGCATGTGCATCTCTTCGAGGCGGGCGTCATCTACCACCTCATCGACGATTACCTCGACTGGGAGGAGGAGACAAGGCGTACGATGGAGAAGGAGAGTTTTGAAAAACTTGTCCTTCCGGCCAAGATCACCCTCCTTCCCGACTGCGTCTTCCGCCAGTCCAACCCCGCAGTGGTCGGCGTCAGGATCATCGGCGGCAAACTGCAGGCGGGCGTCAACCTCGTCCACCTGGACGGGCGAAAGGTCGGCAGGGTGAAACAGATCAAGAGCGGGCAGGAGAACATCAGCGAGGCTATACAGGGTCTCGAGGTTGCCATCTCCATCGAAGGGCCGACCGTGGGGCGGCAGATCAATGTGGGCGACGACCTCTACGTCGACATTCCGGAGCATCACGTCAAGGTGCTCGAGCATGAGATGATGAATCACCTCTCCGCCTCAATGATTGACATTCTGGACGAATTTACCCGGATGAAGCGCAAAGAACGCCCATTCTGGGGCAAGTAA
- a CDS encoding 30S ribosomal protein S6e, translated as MAEFKVVLSDPRDGASYKVEATGGVANAFIGKSIGDEISGDALGFAGYTIMITGGTDKTGIPARKDLPGAGRRRLLLSKGTGFAPTYHGERRRKSVRAAEITGDFVQINAKVTGYGDKTLQEYFAPAEAAE; from the coding sequence ATGGCTGAATTCAAAGTTGTTTTATCTGACCCCCGTGACGGCGCATCATACAAAGTTGAAGCGACCGGCGGAGTGGCAAATGCCTTTATCGGCAAAAGCATTGGCGACGAGATTTCCGGCGACGCACTCGGATTTGCCGGTTACACGATTATGATCACCGGCGGTACCGACAAGACCGGCATCCCGGCACGCAAGGACCTTCCCGGTGCGGGCAGGCGGCGCCTCCTCCTCTCCAAGGGTACCGGGTTTGCCCCCACCTACCACGGTGAGCGCAGGAGAAAGAGTGTCCGGGCAGCAGAGATCACGGGCGACTTCGTCCAGATCAACGCAAAGGTCACCGGCTACGGCGACAAGACTCTTCAGGAGTACTTCGCCCCGGCAGAAGCTGCAGAGTAA